One region of Rhizoctonia solani chromosome 9, complete sequence genomic DNA includes:
- a CDS encoding terpene synthase — translation MNTMPQSTCTKLLDYSKLPSQIRLPDIIGYTSKVFATKYNPNQLQAEAESYQWFDSYDIIPESKRQKFFGSGLGLMTSMCYPGAQFERFRITLDFVLWLFTFDDMTDAGALDDVERMKLAIGLTMQVLQDPKVPTPKFRIAAALQSCFNRMRSNSSPSTTKRTIDAIDFYTKAVLEQKLNRKEDRVPTIGEYIQLRRDTSAMRIAFVGIEYALGLALPSEVHDDPIIVELALAGNDILTWANDIYSFPIEASRGDTHNLYQTIRNRVQEYIDAKAKLRSFGVKTDLEVAQYIQGIEHCVQGFLDWTFITPRYFGANTTKVKETLTVDIIAPVALDAAISVEV, via the exons ATGAATACTATGCCTCAGTCTACCTGCACGAAGCTCTTAGATTACTCAAAATTACCCTCACAGATTCGCTTGCCTGATATCATTGGTTATACCAGCAAGGTATTTGCAACGAAGTATAATCCAAATCAACTTCAGGCAGAAGCCGAATCATACCAATGGTTTGATAGCTATG ATATTATCCCCGAATCCAAGCGTCAAAAGTTCTTTGGGAGCGGCCTTGGCCTTATGACATCCATGTGCTATCCCGGTGCCCAGTTTGAACGATTCCGAATTACACTGGATTTCGTGCTTTGGCTATTTACG TTTGACGATATGACAGATGCTGGTGCTCTTGATGATGTTGAGCGTATGAAGCTCGCAATTGGCCTTACTATGCAAGTGCTCCAGGACCCAAAAGTTCCAACGCCGAAGTTCAGAATCGCAGCTGCACTACAGAG TTGTTTCAATCGAATGCGCTCAAATTCAAGCCCTTCGACTACTAAGCGTACGATTGACGCAATCGACTTCTATACCAAAGCTGTTTTGGAGCAGAAACTGAATCGAAAAGAAGATCGAGTACCAACTATAGGTGAATACATTCAACTACGAAGGGATACTTCTGCTATGAGAATCGCGTTTG TCGGCATTGAATATGCACTGGGACTTGCCTTACCGTCAGAGGTTCATGATGATCCTATCATCGTAGAGTTAGCTCTTGCCGGGAACGATATTCTGACTTGGGCGAATGACATTTACTCGTTTCCG ATCGAAGCATCGCGGGGTGATACTCACAATTTGT ATCAAACGATTCGCAATCGTGTCCAAGAGTATATCGACGCGAAGGCCAAGTTGCGATCTTTTGGGGTCAAGACAGATCTTGAAGTTGCTCAGTACATACAAGGGATCGAACACTGCGTCCAGGGATTCCTCGATTGGACGTTTATAACACCTC GTTACTTTGGTGCCAATACCACTAAGGTGAAGGAGACCTTAACGGTAGATATCATAGCACCAGTTGCCTTAGATGCTGCCATCTCTGTTGAAGTTTGA
- a CDS encoding elongation factor EF-G — MLDGVCAYLPNPAEAPVKAVDVEASKQARNDHAIAVQKGEISPEEKPHDVAVDLVPASSAPFVGLAFKLEEGKYGQLTYMRVYQGSMKRGSVIFNTRTGKKVKVPRLVRMHSDDMEDIDNIGPGEICAIFGVECSSGDTFTDGTTSLSMTSMFVPDPVISLSIKPVGTETPNFSRALNRFQKEDPTFRVHIDHESQETIISGMGELHLDIYVERMKREYNVATITGKPQVAFRETITGRSEFSYTHKKQTGGAGQFGRVIGYIEPMTMDPETGKDVGFENLVSGGNIPSGYIPAVEKGFEEALQKGLLSGYPVTGCKFVLEDGAYHQVDSSELAFRLAAIGAFKEAYHRAQPVIMEPIMTVEVVAPIEFQGAVIGGINQRRGTIVDTEVRDDEFTAICEVSLNDMFGYASNLRGITQGKGEFSMEYKMHQPVLPNVQKDMIDEYRKKQLEKHK; from the exons ATGCTCGATGGCGTCTGTGCCTATCTCCCGAATCCGGCTGAGGCTCCTGTAAAGGCTGTTGACGTCGAGGCCAGCAAGCAAGCCCGGAACGATCATGCTATTGCTGTTCAAAAGGGCGAAATTTCACCTGAAGAAAAGCCACATGATGTAGCCGTTGACCTCGTTCCTGCTTCTTCCGCTCCGTTTGTTGGGTTGGCCTTCAAGCTAGAAGAAGGAAAGTATGGCCAGTTGACATATATGCGCGTGTATCAAGGCAGTATGAAGCGCGGCTCGGTTATCTTCAATACTAGGACCGGGAAGAAGGTCAAAGTTCCCAGGTTGGTTCGCATGCATAGCGACGATATGGAG GACATTGACAACATTGGCCCTGGTGAAATTTGTGCAATTTTTGGCGTGGAATGTTCTTCTGGAGATACTTTTACCGACGGAACAACTTCACTCTCGATG ACTTCAATGTTTGTACCCGACCCTGTCATCTCGCTTTCTATCAAACCGGTCGGAACCGAGACACCCAATTTTTCCCGAGCTCTCAATCGCTTCCAGAAGGAGGATCCGACATTTAGAGTACACATTGACCACGAAAGCCAGGAA ACAATCATCTCAGGCATGGGCGAACTCCACCTTGACATATATGTTGAACGCATGAAGCGAGAGTACAATGTTGCAACCATTACCGGAAAGCCTCAGGTTGCATTCCGAGAGACCATCACTGGTCGCTCCGAGTTCTCATATACTCATAAGAAACAAACCGGAGGTGCAGGACAGTTTGGTCGTGTGATTGGATATATCGAGCCGATGACTATGGACCCCGAAACTGGCAAGGATGTTGGGTTTGAAAACTTAGTGAGCGGTGGAAATATTCCAAGTGGATACATCCCTGCTGTCGAAAAG GGATTTGAAGAAGCTCTCCAAAAAGGGCTTCTGTCTGGATATCCAGTAACAGGATGTAAATTCGTATTGGAGGATGGGGCGTACCATCAAGTGGATTCGTCCGAACTGGCATTTAGGCTTGCGGCAATTGGTGCATTCAAGGAAGCGTATCATCGTGCACAACCAGTGATTATGGAACCTATTATGACGGTCGAAGTGGTTGCTCCTATTGAATTCCAAG GTGCTGTAATTGGTGGAATCAACCAGCGCCGTGGCACAATCGTTGACACCGAGGTCCGAGATGACGAATTTACGGCGATCTGTGAAGTCAGCTTGAACGATATGTTCGGGTACGCGAGCAACCTTCGTGGCATTACACAGGGCAAGGGCGAGTTCTCAATGGAATACAAG ATGCATCAGCCTGTCTTACCCAACGTCCAAAAAGACATGATAGACGAGTACAGGAAGAAGCAACTAGAAAAGCACAAGTAG
- a CDS encoding Elongation factor Tu GTP binding domain, producing MDSMELEREKGITIQSAATYCDWKATEPIGGQTIDYNVNIIDTPGHVDFTIEVERALRVLDGAVLVLCAVSGVQSQTITVDRQMRRYNVPRISFINKMDRAGANPNRVVQQIRNKLRMPAALVQVPIGTESEFSGVVDLIRWKAIYNKGVKGIDVEVADEIPASILPLAEQKRSELIEVLADVDDVIADKFIAEEPITPSDLVPAIRRATIGLKFTPVF from the exons ATGGACTCTATGGAGCTTGAGCGCGAGAAAGGCATTACTATTCAGAGCGCAGCAACGTATTGCGACTGGAAGGCTACGGAACCGATTGGTGGGCAAACGATTGATTACAATGTTAATATCATAGATACTCCTG GACATGTGGATTTCACAATTGAAGTAGAACGTGCACTTCGAGTCTTGGATGGCGCAGTATTGGTTTTATGTGCTGTTTCTGGCGTTCAG AGCCAAACTATCACGGTCGATAGGCAAATGCGGAGATACAACGTTCCACGAATTTCGTTTATCAATAAAATGGATAG GGCTGGGGCAAACCCTAATCGGGTCGTTCAACAAATTAGGAATAAACTTCGTATGCCTGCAGCGTTGGTTCAGGTTCCCATCGGCACGGAAAGCGAATTCTCTGGCGTGGTTGACCTGATTCGTTGGAAGGCAATCTATAACAAAGGCGTCAAAGG CATTGATGTCGAAGTCGCCGATGAAATCCCGGCTAGCATTCTCCCTCTTGCAGAACAAAAGCGCTCAGAATTGATCGAAGTATTGGCCGACGTAGACGATGTGATTGCAGACAAATTTATTGCTGAAGAGCCTATCACTCCGTCCGATCTCGTGCCTGCGATTCGTCGGGCAACCATTGGCCTCAAGTTCACGCCCGTATTTTAG
- a CDS encoding adaptin (adaptor HA1/AP1 adaptin gamma subunit), translating to MSRPAPRKGENYELRADLNSEYRDRRKDAIKRVIANMTVGKDVSGLFPDVLKNMQTEDLEQKKLVYLYLMNYAKSQPELVILAVNTFVKDSNDPNPLVRALAIRTMGCLRAEKIIDYLSDPLHKALKDQDPYVRKTAALCVAKLYELKPELAIDNGFLEQLLDMVSDSNPMVVSNAVAALVDIHTTTLEMSEPDSRGLFELSQDILSKLLVALNECSEWGQAEHICERIMPQFQHVNGSVVLAAIKAVMTHIKHVTRQQLQTQLIRKMAPPLVSLISAEPEVQWVALRNINLLLQVEPNLLQNEMRVFFCKYNDPPYVKVEKLDIMVRLAAEKNVDTLLSELKERATSPSTYASEADVEFVRRAIKTIGHCAIKIEASAERCVNVLLDLIATRVSYVVQEAIVAVKDILRKYPSRYEGVIPIVCTALEELDEPEARASLVWIVGEHAEKIDNAGDLLEGFVDSFLEEAYPVQLQILAATVKLFLKKPGPSQAVVQRVLQTATKDCDSPDVRDRAYIYWRLLSLSSDAGAGKSVILAMRPPIELPRTSLPVPVLEELIRDLSSLASVYHKPAETFIGTGRMGASGSKGLGADLEEDVERALQTVAAGRKAENLLDFDEPVSGGTGQTNSLANLNLTTSPAAILTSSNPLADLADIFGSDSMSLGGSNAAVMSPTTAGSPNMHTLSLLVALGAALSAAASQIHHRPENFLTKAAPNTPPSNRTVTPQPLHERVAVLDKRANGKVNIGYFVNWGIYARAFYPQNIDASKLTHVLYSFADTDPSTGAIKLSDPDADRRNTGNFKQLYLLKQKNRSLKVLLSIGGWTYSQAGHFNFVTNPSARATFVSSAITLLEDNGLDGIDIDYEYPAAGAQAQGYASLLSELRAALDAHAAKKGESNPYQITVSRCPSWQVQLPKPVGFPNGQVVDFWNLMAYDYAGSWSTTSDDQANLYGPTNSDTDTDSAIKWYTANGATTSKIVMGLPLYGRAFESTNGIRQPFNGIGPGTWEAGVYDYKALPLAGAAVFEDSSRGSSYSYDSSKKELVSYDTPNVIRQKAAYIKSKGLGGGMFWELSSDKKGTDSLVSITASNIGALDSTPNHLYYPYSKFDNIKNNMGAGPGSPGTVAPSPTTTKPPVTTTTTKPPVTTTTAPPTTTTKPPTTGCGSLSAWRSDLAYVAGNVVSYNGHKWTAKWWNQNEFPGGASDAWTDNGAC from the exons ATGTCCCGCCCAGCGCCCCGCAAGG GCGAAAATTACGAATTAAGAGCGGATCTCAACTCTGAGTATCGTGACCGGCGAAAAGATGCGATTAAACGCGTCATTGCGAACATGACAGTCGGGAAGGATGTATCTGGTCTCTTTCCCGACGTGCTGAAGAACATGCAGACCGAAGATCTCGAACAAAAGAAACTAGTCTATCTCTATCTCATGAACTACGCGAAATCTCAGCCTGAGCTTGTCATTCTTGCAGTGAATACGTTTGTCAAG GATTCTAATGATCCTAACCCTCTTGTCCGAGCACTGGCAATTCGAACAATGGGCTGCTTACGCGCTGAGAAAATTATCGATTATCTCTCGGATCCGCTTCACAAGGCGCTCAAGGACCAAGACCCTTATGTCCGCAAGACTGCCGCGCTCTGTGTTGCCAAACTTTACGAACTCAAACCCGAATTAGCAATCGACAATGGGTTCCTCGAGCAGCTCCTTGATATGGTTTCAGACAGCAACCCAATG GTTGTCTCCAATGCCGTCGCTGCTCTCGTTGACATTCACACAACCACGCTTGAAATGTCCGAGCCTGACAGCCGAGGACTCTTCGAGCTCAGCCAAGACATCCTTTCCAAACTCCTTGTCGCACTCAACGAATGCTCAGAATGGGGCC AGGCCGAGCATATTTGTGAAAGAATTATGCCTCAGTTCCAGCACGTGAATGGTAGTGTCGTTTTGGCTGCCATCAAG GCAGTCATGACGCATATCAAGCATGTAACTCGCCAACAACTCCAAACCCAACTTATCCGCAAGATGGCACCTCCTTTGGTTTCGCTTATCTCTGCTGAGCCAGAGGTTCAGTGGGTCGCCTTGCGAAATATTAATCTACTGCTCCAG GTTGAGCCGAACCTACTTCAGAATGAAATGCGTGTTTTCTTCTGCAAGTACAACGACCCTCCCTATGTCAAGGTTGAAAAACTAGATATCATGGTCCGACTGGCTGCGGAAAAGAACGTAGATACGCTGCTGAGTGAACTGAAAGAGCGAGCCACCTCACCTTCTAC ATATGCATCTGAAGCCGATGTGGAATTCGTCAGGCGTGCGATTAAAACCATTGGACACTGCGCTATCAAGATCGAGGCCTCGGCCGAAAGATGTGTCAATGTTCTACTGGACCTTATTGCAACAAGGGTCAGCTACGTTGTTCAGGAGGCTATTGTGGCCGTAAAG GATATCCTGCGTAAATACCCCTCGCGCTATGAAGGTGTGATCCCAATAGTGTGCACTGCTCTCGAAGAGCTCGATGAACCAGAAGCCCGCGCCAGTCTGGTTTGGATCGTTGGTGAACACGCGGAGAAGATCGATAACGCTGGTGATTTGCTCGAAGGATTTGTGGATTCGTTCCTAGAAGAAGCATATCCG GTGCAACTTCAGATCCTTGCGGCAACAGTTAAACTCTTCCTGAAGAAACCTGGGCCATCCCAAGCTGTCGTCCAACGCGTGTTACAAACCGCTACGAAAGACTGCGATAGTCCCGACGTCCGTGATCGGGCGTACATATACTGGAGGCTGCTATCTTTGAGCTCCGATGCAGGTGCAG GTAAATCTGTTATCCTCGCTATGCGACCACCTATCGAGCTACCACGTACATCTCTCCCTGTGCCGGTGCTCGAGGAGCTTATTCGCGACCTGTCGAGTCTTGCAAGCGTTTACCACAAGCCTGCAGAGACATTTATTGGAACTGGACGTATGGGTGCATCTGGTTCAAAGGGATTAGGCGCCGA CCTCGAAGAAGATGTCGAGCGTGCGTTACAGACCGTAGCCGCAGGCCGGAAAGCAGAGAACCTGCTCGACTTTGATGAGCCCGTGTCTGGGGGCACGGGTCAGACCAATTCGCTCGCGAACCTCAACCTCACGACCAGTCCGGCCGCGATCCTCACTTCATCAAACCCGCTGGCCGACTTGGCCGATATATTCGGCAGCGACTCGATGAGTCTAGGAGGAAGCAACGCAGCTGTTATGTCCCCCACGACGGCTGGGTCGCCGAAT ATGCACACACTCTCGCTCCTCGTTGCCCTGGGCGCTGCCCTCTCTGCTGCTGCATCGCAGATTCACCACCGTCCTGAAAACTTCCTTACCAAGGCCGCCCCTAACACCCCTCCCTCCAACCGTACCGTTACTCCCCAGCCTCTTCACGAGCGCGTCGCCGTCCTCGATAAGCGTGCCAATGGCAAGGTTAACATTGGTTACTTTGTAAACTGGGGCATTTATGCGCGTGCCTTCT ACCCCCAAAACATCGATGCTAGCAAGTTGACCCATGTTCTCTACAG CTTTGCTGATACCGACCCTTCGACTGGTGCCATCAAATTGTCTGACCCCGATGCTGACAGGCG AAACACT GGTAACTTCAAGCAACTATACCTCCTCAAGCAGAAGAACCGCTCTCTCAAGGTTCTCCTTTCCATCGGAGGATGGACTTACTCTCAGGCCGGGCACTTCAACTTCGTGACCAACCCTTCAGCCCGCGCAACCTTCGTCTCTTCAGCCATCACCCTTCTTGAGGACAATGGTCTTGACGGAAT TGATATTGACTACGAGTACCCCGCTGCGGGAGCTCAGGCCCAAGGCTACGCCTCACTTCTTTCTGAGCTCAGGGCTGCTCTCGACGCACACGCAGCCAAGAAGGGCGAGTCTAACCCCTACCAAATTACCGTGA GCCGCTGTCCCAGCTGGCAAGTCCAACTACCAAAACCTGTTGGTTTCCCAAATGGACAAGTCGTTGACTTCTGGAACTTGATG GCATACGATTATGCGGGCTCCTGGTCCACTACT TCCGACGACCAAGCCAACCTTTACGGACCAACCAACTCTGACACCGATACTGATTCCGCCATCAAATGGTACACTGCCAACGGTGCTACTACCAGCAAAATTGTCATGG GTCTTCCTCTGTACGGTCGCGCATTCGAGAGCACCAATGGGATTCGCCAACCTTTCAACGGAATTGGCCCCGGTACTTGGGAGGCAGGCGTATACGACTACAAGGCCCTTCCTTTAGCCGGCGCCGCTGTTTTCGAAGATTCATCTCGTGGATCCAGCTACAGCTACGACTCTTCCAAGAAGGAGCTTGTCTCTTACGATACTCCCAACGTCATCCGCCAAAAGGCCGCATACATCAAGAGCAAGGGTCTCGGTGGAG GAATGTTCTGGGAACTTTCCTCGGACAAGAAGGGAACAGACAGTCTCGTTTCCATCACCGCTTCCAACATTGGCGCACTCGACAGCACTCCTAACCACTTGTACTACCCTTACTCCAAGTTCGATAACATCAAGAACAACATGGGAGCTGGCCCCGGAAGCCCTGGTACCGTCGCACCGTCGCCCACCACTACCAAGCCGCCtgtcaccaccaccactaccaaGCCTCCTGTCACCACCACTACTGCGCCaccaaccaccaccacgaAGCCCCCTACTACCGGATGTGGCAGCCTCTCCGCATGGCGCTCCGATCTCGCTTATGTTGCCGGAAACGTTGTCTCCTACAATG GCCACAAGTGGACCGCCAAATGGTGGAACCAGAACGAGTTCCCTGGAGGAGCGTCCGA TGCCTGGACCGACAACGGTGCTTGCTAA
- a CDS encoding Tyrosine kinase domain-containing protein — protein MSHVTESVLPLRRDAAAHIVGHPDRGSGVSDCDSDEEGHHPSPYRSQVSARIPLGKQVSWSTCTRLCSQIHYRERASQPSTDSPPSETTEDPFSANYHHVQYEPGAYAPYYAPLLSQYTLEPLDFHNYHPNAPRHSVSRSHFMTPDLRDELHRKQDAFYQTPFGHPTPPLPDEVHAYHSLAILEPAPSQSFLGGFSTSVYRAVNSRDGNTYVLYRVENCRLPHDSALTTMKPGQICLTRVSARRGLRIPSTARTLQAQHLAPSTPPGANSRSQQSSPTKPRTFSPNRNFPPAHFGPTSPTSQYAGSPPFNSPAFAPGSTFGSPNAQSYGFPRAFQVTHSRHHRAEQTLSQPPPRLPKPSRNPHRSTRLQARSLRNPNFLLKCTHERALRDRPWMNDVVDVFGCQRVLVTGVGRVRINTVGLVDIMTYDGQPTPEVYLQEDLLSLGSLLLQLVCGTSNLSQLSIQSPTNQSPSTRRTNNNANSVNQQNLASAQALSRFSPLLRQTVVWLVTPAVGKTIEHLFKEISPAIIGAEMDAMLDQADTLESELSRELENGRLVRLLCKFGFINERPEFDHDPRWAETGDRYIIKLFRDHVFHQVDARGKPVLNLTHVLVNLSKLDAGSEERLMLVSRDERNCLVVSYKEIKTCIENAYRDLAK, from the exons ATGTCGCACGTGACTGAGAGTGTCCTCCCCCTCCGCCGCGATGCTGCCGCGCACATCGTCGGCCATCCCGATCGTGGATCCGGGGTCTCGGACTGCGACTCCGACGAAGAAGGCCACCACCCCTCCCCCTACCGC TCTCAAGTCTCCGCCCGAATCCCCCTCGGCAAGCAAGTCTCTTGGAGTACATGCACCCGTCTTTGTTCCCAGATTCACTACCGGGAGCGAGCAAGTCAGCCAAGTACCGACTCCCCACCGTCCGAGACAACAGAAGACCCGTTCTCGGCCAACTATCACCATGTTCAGTACGAGCCTGGCGCCTATGCGCCTTACTACGCACCGCTCTTGTCCCAGTACACTCTGGAGCCCCTTGACTTTCACAACTATCACCCGAATGCACCTCGACATAGTGTTTCTCGCTCCCATTTCATGACACCCGATCTCCGGGACGAGCTGCATCGGAAGCAGGACGCGTTTTATCAGACGCCATTCGGTCATCCTACTCCACCTCTCCCCGACGAGGTCCACGCTTATCACTCCTTGGCTATATTGGAACCCGCGCCTAGCCAAAGCTTTCTCGGAGGGTTCTCCACGTCGGTCTATCGAGCAGTAAATAGCAGGGATGGGAATACATATGTCCTCTATCGAGTAGAAA ATTGTAGACTCCCGCACGACTCGGCCCTTACCACAATGAAGCCTGGTCAAATATGCCTCACCCGAGTATC CGCTCGTCGTGGTTTACGAATACCATCCACTGCACGCACTCTTCAAGCCCAACACCTTGCACCCTCGACGCCACCCGGAGCCAACTCTCGCTCCCAACAATCATCCCCCACTAAACCCCGGACCTTTTCCCCGAATCGCAACTTTCCCCCCGCTCACTTTGGTCCTACATCCCCCACATCCCAGTATGCCGGCTCCCCGCCCTTTAATTCGCCTGCATTCGCTCCGGGATCAACATTCGGCAGTCCAAATGCCCAATCTTACGGCTTTCCCAGAGCTTTTCAGGTTACTCATTCCAGACACCACCGGGCCGAGCAAACTCTCTCCCAGCCTCCGCCTCGATTGCCCAAGCCCTCTCGCAATCCGCATCGTTCAACTCGTTTGCAGGCGCGTTCTCTCCGCAATCCCAATTTTCTCCTCAAATGCACCCACGAGCGAGCACTCAGGGATCG TCCCTGGATGAACGATGTTGTGGAC GTGTTTGGATGCCAACGGGTGTTGGTTACGGGCGTCGGTCG AGTTCGGATAAATACTGTTGGTCTTGTTGATATCATGACTTATGACGGCCAACCTACACCTGAGGTTTATCTG CAAGAGGATCTTTTGTCCCTTGGGTCTCTTCTCCTCCAGTTAGTCTGCGGCACATCCAACCTTTCTCAGTTGTCGATCCAGTCGCCTACAAACCAGTCACCCTCTACAAGACGAACCAACAACAATGCCAACTCGGTGAACCAACAGAACCTTGCCTCGGCCCAAGCTTTAAGCAGGTTTTCTCCGTTGTTGAGGCAGACGGTGGTTTGGCTTGTGACGCCAGCGGTGGGCAAG ACTATCGAGCATTTATTCAAGGAGATTAGTCCGGCGATTATCGGCGCCGAGATGGATGCAATGCTCGA CCAAGCCGACACGCTCGAATCCGAACTCTCTCGCGAACTCGAGAACGGGCGGCTAGTCAGGTTGCTCTGCAAATTCGGATTCATCAACGAACGACCAGA GTTCGACCACGATCCACGATGGGCTGAAACGGGCGACCGATACATTATCAAGCTCTTCCGCGATCACGTGTTCCATCAAGTCGACGCGCGCGGAAAGCCGGTACTGAATCTGACGCATGTACTCGTAAACTTGAGCAAG CTCGACGCGGGTAGCGAGGAACGACTGATGCTCGTTTCTCGAGACGAACGTAATTGCCTGGTCGTCTCGTACAAGGAAATCAAGACGTGCATCGAGAATGCTTATCG CGATTTGGCCAAGTAA
- a CDS encoding 3-oxo-5-alpha-steroid 4-dehydrogenase — protein sequence MVAFPDSSSSKGWITRAWNALSLDGTFSWIIMELPSPITLLYAFSQQTKLSDLLPLSLTPHSVLPLLFVGHYLNRAIISPLRTPSRSRSHLVVVLAAIVFNTINGSVNGTWLGVGARTGSLGWADVPTSYWVGVAMFGLGLWGNIWHDEVLLKIRKDKDGFALASGSITTRLQESLTLGRYGGVYITPTLLFVLVEVALMLPRAQRGHEWYHEKFDDYPKERKAVIPFLL from the exons ATGGTCGCTTTTCCTGATAGTTCTTCCTCAAAGGGTTGGATAACTCGAGCATGGAATGCATTGTCATTGGACG GAACCTTTTCGTGGATTATTATGGAGCTACCCTCTCCTATCACACTATTATATGCCTTCTCACAACAAACAAAGTTATCTGATCTTTTACCACTATCCCTCACTCCTCATTCCGTTTTGCCGCTTCTCTTCGTTGGACATTACCTCAACCGTGCCATCATTTCGCCACTTCGGACCCCATCCCGATCAAGATCCCACCTTGTTGTAGTACTTGCTGCTATCGTATTCAACACCATAAACGGAAGCGTCAATGGCACATGGCTCGGTGTTGGAGCGCGTACTGGTTCGCTTGGCTGGGCTGATGTTCCCACCAGCTATTGGGTTGGAGTTGCTATGTTTGGGCTAGGCCTCTGGGGAAACATTTGGCACGACGAAGTGCTTTTGAAAATAAGAAAGGATAAGGACG GCTTTGCTCTGGCATCTGGGTCTATTACGACACGTCTGCAAGAGAGCCTTACGCTGGGCCGTTACGGTGGGGTCTATATTACGCCCACCCTATTGTTCGTTCTAGTGGAGGTTGCTTTGATGCTTCCAAGAGCACAACGGGGACATGAGTGGTACCACGAAAAGTTTGACGATTATCCCAAGGAACGGAAAGCCGTCATTCCGTTTTTGCTGTAA
- a CDS encoding FAD-binding domain protein has translation MAHKSTLLFGALALSLAAAQSQDLATCLQQGSTNDTVILPSSFGYEAAAYATFNQRLLYNPTAVVYPTTAQDIQRYVRCAAASGVPIAARSGGHSYASYDLGGVDGAIVVDLSNMTSVVVHDDGTAYIQTGNRLGDMARKLWDQGRRSVPHGFVETVGTGGHISFGGMGAWSRRHGLAQDRVIGAEIVLANGTILTASHTNQPDLFWAIRGAAPSFGIVTQWIMDTLPTDPSVITYTVDYDAVTTSTQLSQIFQRWQATVASAPDESWLASRVARATTASDLTLQLRGVYFGTQDQFNAYTANWTTLFSPGRLSSQAHDWYGGIIAPLSTSTIPRRLNVFGKSLMTNDSVIPERWDSMCEYIFSAGMNASLPWWFESYSYGGAISRQGTDATSFASRDALFSYQWWGYTPANTAFPSDGISFVDGMLKALEPNPQKAYPNYVDPTLSADEWKQQYYGDHYERLARIKRAVDPNNVFRFAQSIEVAE, from the exons ATGGCACACAAGTCTACCCTTCTCTTCGGTGCTCTCGCACTTTCACTCGCTGCCGCTCAGAGCCAGGACCTTGCTACCTGTCTTCAGCAGGGCAGTACGAACGACACCGTTATCTTGCCGTCTAGTTTCGGCTACGAAGCCGCCGCTTATGCTACCTTCAATCAGCGCCTGCTCTACAACCCCACTGCGGTTGTGTATCC CACTACCGCACAGGATATCCAGAGATATGTGAGATGCGCAGCTGCCAGCGGCGTACCAATCGCGGCACGCTCCGGAGGACATTCGTATGCCTCTTATGAT CTCGGAGGGGTCGATGGAGCCATTGTGGTTGACTTGTCGAACATGACGTCTGTCGTTGTCCACGATGATGGCACCGCATATATCCAGACTGGAAATCGCCTGGGTGATATGGCTCGGAAGCTCTGGGACCAGGGACGGCGCAGCGTCCCACATGGGTTTGTTGAAACC GTCGGCACCGGT GGTCATATATCTTTCGGTGGCATGGGAGCCTGGTCCCGACGCCATGGTCTTGCCCAGGATCGCGTCATCGGAGCAGAGATCGTGCTTGCTAACGGAACCATCCTAACTGCCTCTCACACGAACCAGCCTGACTTGTTCTGGGCCATCCGCGGAGCAGCACCCTCGTTCGGCATTGTCACCCAGTGGATCATGGATACGCTACCAACCGACCCTAGCGTGATCACTTATACCGTTGACTACGATGCTGTCACCACCAGCACACAGCTCAGTCAGATCTTTCAGCGCTGGCAGGCCACTGTTGCATCCGCACCTGACGAGTCATGGCTTGCATCACGGGTAGCTAGAGCTACTACTGCAAGCGATTTGACTCTACAA TTGCGAGGTGTGTACTTTGGCACCCAAGACCAGTTCAACGCATACACCGCAAACTGGACGACGTTGTTCAGCCCTGGGCGTCTGAGCTCACAGGCTCATGACTGGTATGGTGGTATAATCGCACCTCTATCGACATCGACTATTCCCCGGCGCCTGAACGTGTTCGGAAAGTCACTGATGACGAATGACTCGGTGATCCCCGAGCGCTGGGACAGTATGTGCGAGTACATCTTTAGTGCAGGAATGAACGCATCACTACCGTGGTGGTTCGAGTCCTACA GCTACGGTGGTGCGATCTCTCGCCAAGGGACAGACGCAACATCGTTCGCTAGCCGAGATGCGTTGTTTTCGTACCAATGGTGGGGATACACGCCTGCGAATACCGCCTTCCCCTCGGATGGCATTTCGTTCGTTGATGGAATGCTCAAAGCACTGGAGCCGAACCCGCAGAAGGCTT ACCCGAACTATGTTGATCCTACGCTGTCGGCTGATGAGTGGAAGCAACAATACTATGGCGACCACTATGAACGTTTGGCAAGGATCAAGAGGGCAGTGGATCCGAACAATGTGTTCCGATTCGCTCAGTCTATCGAAGTGGCTGAATAG